A window of Magnolia sinica isolate HGM2019 chromosome 13, MsV1, whole genome shotgun sequence genomic DNA:
ataaaagcacttggtggggcccacctgagttttgaatgctgttgaaacttggtctgaaccctcatccaagtgggacacacataatggatgggctggatttgcaaaccacatctcggtgggccaaaaaatgattatgaatgttttaatggtgcacggcccctccccacttctgtatgtggtgtggcccacacaagtcacagattgacttgatttttgagacctaggcccacgatggaatggtgcatctgactgatggggtagatgttcgaaacgcatcacggtggggcccacacagctcgacctcatgggacggactcgtgaggtcgagcgcatagtaccttttccctatatatatatatatatatatatatattgagattgagctctgtgggcccaacgtaACGTGTGATGGAAATCCATCCTATTATTCAGATGCACTCTTCCATAttgagccatgggcctaaaaataggcAAATTCATTActtagtaggccacaccacagataacagatgagagtggatgcccacccattgaaaccttctttatTGTATATAGGGCCCAATGAAATGTAGTTTAGATACCTAGCATATCCATTGCgcgtcctacttggatgaggatcacaccaaattttaggccattccaaaactcaaatggaccccaccaagtgcttttagatgttttaggcgtgatttcccaaaaatcagccaaatcTGGAGCTGGGGTGGACCACGGAATCTAAAACAAAACCATGTGAAATCATGCCGAACACATCGAAGagcacgtggtgtggcccacctgagttttcaaaTGGCTTGAAATTTGATGTTACTCCTCATCCAAATgagacataatggatgggttggatgtttgaACCACATCTTAATCTTAGCCGTCCTATCAACAATAAGGAACGTTTAAATGGGTGGGCATTCGCTTTCAAATATTGTCTACGACATGACCCAcgtaagtcatggattggcctgaattttaggctcatgccttaccatggaagggtgcatctaattAATAGTGTGGATATCCGACAAGCATCGTGGTAGACCCATAGAGCTCAACCTTTACACACATGAGTCCTATTAAAAATCACAGCTgagcatccactctcaactgtcaTCAATGGCGTGGCCTACCTacgtcatggattggcctgatttttaggcccatggcccaccatggaaggctGCATCTTatcgatggtttggatgtacGATGCACATCTAGTTGAGACCCATAGAGCTATATACACAGTGGGCCCTATTAAAAACTACGATGGCttcaatgggtgggcatccactctcaaccgtcatctatggtgtggcctacccaagtcATGGAGTGGCCTGATTTAGGCCCCTGGCCCAACAAAGaaaggtgcatctgattgatggtttggatgtccCACAAAGAGCATGATTTCATACGagtttcccatgaggtcgagctctatggccccaccgtgatgtgtgctggGCATTGACACCGTGCATAAATGCACGCGGATTGGGTATTAATCCCGCCCATTCCTGGGCTGAAGGGCCATCgttatgtatgggtttcatccacaccgtccatccattttgccctatcattttagggtacaagcctaaaaatgagatagttccaaggtttaagtggaccacgtGAAGCCGCAGTGGGTGtcaaccttcctagggcccaccgtgatggttaattgccatccaacctgtcacatggacctggacgaagggaaaagacaaatatcagcttgattaaaaaattCTACGCCCCCAAAAAAGTTATCAACGGTGggtatttaatccccactgtgtggtccacttgagccttggaactaCTTCATTTTAAGGTTtgtcccctaaaatgatatggcaaaatggatggacaggataaaacccatacatcacggtgtccgTTCCTAGCTAGGGACGGGCAGGGTCGCACCCAATCCGCCTCCATGCATTTTTTGGGTCAACTTCATACACGCCTTCGGTTCAAAtttacacgtgggcccacctatgatcacGGTGTCCATTGCATGAGGCTTGTGTAGgagaaatccaagccgttcataggACGGCCCTCACCTCAGAGATGTTTGAATGTAAACATCATGCTGGGCCGCTCATCAGGCCACAGAGGAACATTACATGTGGACTATTGACAATTTAATTTAAACAGTCATTTGTTGCCgtacaaaggtggcccacctgacaagtgggccccacaggagccCGGTTTTTTGTATTTCGTACTCCCAAAATCTCGGATTCCAAACCCCCAGgatcaaaataagaagaagaataagGTAGCGTAGAGCAATATTTAGCCTAAGGCAATCATGCAAGCAATGCAACCCAAATAGCTTGAGATGACGACAATAAAAATACAGATAGAGATATTCCTTGAATTCATgagaagagaaaaggaagagaatgagggagaaaggAGAACATATGACGCCTGTCCTTCTCAAAGCTGGCATCCCTTTGGCTCTCACCTTGGCTGGTTTTCTCTTCTCCATTGTCATCAGAAGAAAAGCCCAATCACCTCAACAACACCGAATGAATGGTCTCGATGACATCCTTCATGGTGAGGAGTTCAAGGATGAAGACACACCGGACAGCCCCAATTCGACCTCTTTATATGGTGAAGAAGAAGTCGAAGAAGATCACCACCTTCTACAAACTCAAGGTTCAGATTCTTTGAAAATCTCACAGACTCAATTTCAAGATGAAGCTGGGGAGGAGGAAATCAGACGAGTCGTTGGCAAAGACAGATCTGACTTGGAGGAAGAGATCGATGGCCTTAAGAACCAGGTCAGTGCTCTTCAAGATAGGGAAGGAGAGCTCGAGGCacgtttccttcattactgtAGCCTGCAAGAGTATGGTTCAGCTCTTAAAGAGCTCCAAAACGCATTGGAATTGGAGATGGCCCAGATCGAATTCTTGGGTATGAAGGTCGAGGCCATGGGAGCAGAAAACCAGAGGCTCGAGGCTATGCTAGCTGAATACCCAAGAGTCATGGAGGCGCTTGTGTCAGCAAAATTGGAGGTGGAGTCGCTTCAGGGAAGGACGAAGAAGCTTTCAAAGAGGAATAGGGAAGGCGCGCATGTTCTGCACCGGTACGCTTCGGTTCTGAAAGCAAGAGAAGCAGAGATTTCAAGCAAGAATGAAGAGTTGCAGTGGAGGGAAGGAGAGATAAGGGAGTTGGAGGATGTAATTTCAGAGCTAAGAAGAACCGTCGATCGGttagaagaggagaagaaagggCTGATGGAGAAATTAGAGTTGGGAGAAAACTTAGCTTCATCAACCTCAAAGGTGTTTTTCCCCCCTCTTCCTGTAGTGGTCGGCTCAAATTTACTGTGATTGATCCATCTTTCAGCCAACCAGAATGATCATCTGGTAGGCCCCACTGCAGATGGACTATTGGACAGGGAATCTCCACCATCAAACTTTGCCTGCCATTGATAAGTAGACTTATCCCATGTTAAATATCACAGTTCTAAAGCTAagtgactcaactcaaaactcgaCTGAGCCAACTTGACTCAACAAGATTTTGAGCTGAATCACCACAAAACTCACTGGTGAGCTTGTCGGTCAAGCCTTGGTGAGACTCGTCGAGTTGACTCACTGACTCAGTTGACTCAGCATTCAGCACTACTCAAACCAAGTCACTTGCTGGGcgatttcttttttcaaaatatgaAGAAACGGGCAAAGTGTGAGATTCAAACCCTTGTCTTAGAGAATCCTCTGATTCTACCAGCACGCCATGCACTGCatctttgattatttatttcatattttaaaatcaTTACCTATTAAatagttattattatttaaatattttattaatttaataTCGAGttgagtcttcgagtcaacccgGCAGGACATGGAGTAAAGTTTTCAGGTTGTTGGAAATATGTTGAATATTACCACTGGTTTATTGTTATTCTTCCTTTCAAACTGAAAGGCGGGCCCAAACAGTATGCTGGCATGACTGGAAACACCAGGGATTTGGGTCTTCGATTGGATCATAACTTCCTAACCATTTACCTGATGCAGAATCAAGGAGAAGAGACAATGACAGAGGATCGCAACCACCAACTGAGACTTGAATACCAAGAACTGTTATCTCAACTAGAACAGCTTCACAAAGAGCAAGCTGGTGAGGCTGACGAATTGATATATTTACGTTGGATTAATGGGTGCTTACGACATGAGCTTACAAAACATCAAGAAGAAAAACAAGAGCACGAGGAAACGGGAAAACAACCTGGAATGGAATTTGCCGGAAACGATGAAAAAGGACAGTGTGACATGGGATACAATTCCGATGGTTTGCCAATAGGCACAGAGCATGTAGAGCCCCGCACGGATGTTGCAGCTACCGGGCATGCTGGTTCAAGTAAGCGAGTGTTCCTGCACAAGCTGAAAAGATGGGTGAAAGGGAAAGAAAGGCGGAGAAGTACATGTGACGAGGAGCATCAAGAGAAGTGCTCTGGAGTGTGTTCTGCTTTGCATGGGGACATGGAAGATATGAACTCCTGTTCTCCTGCGAAACCATGTATTGGTGTTGGCAGGGATTCTGCTACCTGAAATTCCATCACACCAGATTGTAATATATGATGCTACTGAAATTACTTGATTTGTACTTGATACTATAGTTATAGGATTTGCTAATGGAAAGCCCCTCAACGTACCTGCAAAAATCTGTTGATGAAGTTTAGGGCTCAAACCTCAAGTtccacttcttttctttttaatataacTCATGTCGCGTGTCGTGTCAAAGTGACCAAGTCATCAAGTTAATGAGTATtacctttcattaaaaaaaatttaaaaaaattaaaaaatgagtCTTACCAAGTCACACATAGTTCTGAGTTTCCCAGCGGCTCGGCTCAAAATCTCCCTAAATCAAGTTGACTCGGctaagttttgagtcaagtcagcAAGTTTTAGAAATATGTGCAAAACCTCCACCATAACGCGtggaatttttaatttaaattcaaacaaaaacaaagaaaaatgaaaCTTATGTCAATTTGGACAAAGGGAATTTGACCTGGCACATGACTCGGCATGTGGCTTGAAGCTCAATTCTGTAAAGGAATAATCAAACTCAGtgtttaaaaattaataataaatttgTACCATATTGCAAAGAGCAAGTACAGAAAAACCTTGTGGCCCTCTCCAAACTCCAAGCCAAGCA
This region includes:
- the LOC131223559 gene encoding protein CHUP1, chloroplastic-like — translated: MREKGEHMTPVLLKAGIPLALTLAGFLFSIVIRRKAQSPQQHRMNGLDDILHGEEFKDEDTPDSPNSTSLYGEEEVEEDHHLLQTQGSDSLKISQTQFQDEAGEEEIRRVVGKDRSDLEEEIDGLKNQVSALQDREGELEARFLHYCSLQEYGSALKELQNALELEMAQIEFLGMKVEAMGAENQRLEAMLAEYPRVMEALVSAKLEVESLQGRTKKLSKRNREGAHVLHRYASVLKAREAEISSKNEELQWREGEIRELEDVISELRRTVDRLEEEKKGLMEKLELGENLASSTSKNQGEETMTEDRNHQLRLEYQELLSQLEQLHKEQAGEADELIYLRWINGCLRHELTKHQEEKQEHEETGKQPGMEFAGNDEKGQCDMGYNSDGLPIGTEHVEPRTDVAATGHAGSSKRVFLHKLKRWVKGKERRRSTCDEEHQEKCSGVCSALHGDMEDMNSCSPAKPCIGVGRDSAT